One window from the genome of Vicugna pacos chromosome 21, VicPac4, whole genome shotgun sequence encodes:
- the CD1E gene encoding T-cell surface glycoprotein CD1e, membrane-associated isoform X2 gives MRVREGLEQSPYLRSEGTCLLKHPLPDRASMLLLLPLFFKGLLCHGESAEAPQVLGPHHPAAEEPPSFRVLQTVSFANSSWTHTDGSGWLGELQTHVWDSVSHTFLFLRPWSRGNFSKEELKSIQAVLQLYFHDFPRVVQSFSRQFQFEYPFEAQVSAGCLIHPGKPLEAFLYAAYQGSDFLSFQGNSWKPSPGAGSRAQNVCRVLSHYRIIKEVVQSLLDDICPRFLAGLLKAGKSDLERQVKPEAWVSRGPAPGPGRLLLVCHISGFHPKPVWAMWMRGEQEQRGTQRGDVLPQADGTWYLRVTLDVAAGEAAGLSCRVRHSSLGGHDIIIHWGGYSILLTVACLTVICLAVIVTLVILVVADLPSKKQSSNQNVLSARVSHPACPTRADTQDPKSSGHQLSLAWESWIKNRPLKKLKASLKQLW, from the exons ATGAGAGTGAGAGAGGGCTTAGAGCAGAGCCCATATCTGCGTTCTGAGGGCACTTGCCTGCTGAAACATCCTTTGCCTGACAGAGCTTcgatgctgctcctgctgcccttGTTTTTCAAGGGACTTCTCTGCCATGGGGAAAGCGCAGAGG CTCCCCAGGTTCTAGGACCCCATCATCCAGCTGCAGAAGAGCCCCCCTCCTTCCGCGTACTCCAGACTGTTTCCTTTGCCAACAGCAGCTGGACGCACACCGATGGCTCAGGCTGGCTGGGCGAGCTGCAGACTCATGTCTGGGACAGTGTCTCGCATACCTTCCTCTTTCTGCGGCCCTGGTCTCGGGGCAACTTCAGCAAGGAGGAGCTGAAGAGCATCCAGGCAGTACTGCAGCTGTACTTCCACGATTTCCCTAGGGTGGTGCAGAGCTTTAGCAGGCAGTTTCAGTTCGAAT ACCCCTTTGAGGCCCAGGTATCAGCTGGCTGTTTAATACATCCTGGAAAGCCCTTGGAAGCCTTCTTATATGCAGCATATCAAGGATCAGATTTCCTGAGTTTCCAAGGAAACTCTTGGAAACCATCTCCAGGAGCAGGGAGTCGAGCTCAGAACGTCTGTAGGGTGCTCAGCCACTACCGAATTATTAAAGAGGTCGTGCAGAGCCTTCTCGATGACATCTGCCCTCGGTTTCTGGCAGGCCTCCTTAAAGCAGGGAAGTCAGACCTAGAACGCCAAG TGAAGCCAGAGGCCTGGGTGTCCAGAGGCCCCGCTCCCGGCCCCGGCCGTCTGCTGCTGGTGTGCCACATCTCTGGCTTTCATCCAAAACCTGTGTGGGCGATGTGGATGCGGGGTGAGCAGGAGCAACGAGGCACTCAGCGAGGTGACGTCCTGCCCCAGGCTGACGGGACGTGGTATCTCCGAGTGACCCTGgatgtggcggccggggaggcgGCCGGCCTGAGCTGCCGGGTGAGACACAGCAGTCTAGGCGGCCATGACATCATCATCCACTGGG GTGGATACTCCATCCTCCTGACAGTGGCCTGTTTGACAGTGATCTGTTTAGCAGTGATAGTCACCCTGGTCATCTTGGTTGTCGCTGACTTACCCTCTAAAAAGCAGAG CTCAAATCAGAATGTCCTCTCTGCCCGTGTCTCCCACCCTGCTTGTCCCACAAGAGCCGACACCCAAGACCCCAAGAGTTCGGGACATCAGCTCTCTTTGGCATGGGAATCGTGGATCAAAAACAGACCCTTAAAGAAACTGAAAGCCAGCTTAAAGCAACTCTGGTGA
- the CD1E gene encoding T-cell surface glycoprotein CD1e, membrane-associated isoform X1 codes for MRVREGLEQSPYLRSEGTCLLKHPLPDRASMLLLLPLFFKGLLCHGESAEGMIPAPQVLGPHHPAAEEPPSFRVLQTVSFANSSWTHTDGSGWLGELQTHVWDSVSHTFLFLRPWSRGNFSKEELKSIQAVLQLYFHDFPRVVQSFSRQFQFEYPFEAQVSAGCLIHPGKPLEAFLYAAYQGSDFLSFQGNSWKPSPGAGSRAQNVCRVLSHYRIIKEVVQSLLDDICPRFLAGLLKAGKSDLERQVKPEAWVSRGPAPGPGRLLLVCHISGFHPKPVWAMWMRGEQEQRGTQRGDVLPQADGTWYLRVTLDVAAGEAAGLSCRVRHSSLGGHDIIIHWGGYSILLTVACLTVICLAVIVTLVILVVADLPSKKQSSNQNVLSARVSHPACPTRADTQDPKSSGHQLSLAWESWIKNRPLKKLKASLKQLW; via the exons ATGAGAGTGAGAGAGGGCTTAGAGCAGAGCCCATATCTGCGTTCTGAGGGCACTTGCCTGCTGAAACATCCTTTGCCTGACAGAGCTTcgatgctgctcctgctgcccttGTTTTTCAAGGGACTTCTCTGCCATGGGGAAAGCGCAGAGGGTATGATCCCAG CTCCCCAGGTTCTAGGACCCCATCATCCAGCTGCAGAAGAGCCCCCCTCCTTCCGCGTACTCCAGACTGTTTCCTTTGCCAACAGCAGCTGGACGCACACCGATGGCTCAGGCTGGCTGGGCGAGCTGCAGACTCATGTCTGGGACAGTGTCTCGCATACCTTCCTCTTTCTGCGGCCCTGGTCTCGGGGCAACTTCAGCAAGGAGGAGCTGAAGAGCATCCAGGCAGTACTGCAGCTGTACTTCCACGATTTCCCTAGGGTGGTGCAGAGCTTTAGCAGGCAGTTTCAGTTCGAAT ACCCCTTTGAGGCCCAGGTATCAGCTGGCTGTTTAATACATCCTGGAAAGCCCTTGGAAGCCTTCTTATATGCAGCATATCAAGGATCAGATTTCCTGAGTTTCCAAGGAAACTCTTGGAAACCATCTCCAGGAGCAGGGAGTCGAGCTCAGAACGTCTGTAGGGTGCTCAGCCACTACCGAATTATTAAAGAGGTCGTGCAGAGCCTTCTCGATGACATCTGCCCTCGGTTTCTGGCAGGCCTCCTTAAAGCAGGGAAGTCAGACCTAGAACGCCAAG TGAAGCCAGAGGCCTGGGTGTCCAGAGGCCCCGCTCCCGGCCCCGGCCGTCTGCTGCTGGTGTGCCACATCTCTGGCTTTCATCCAAAACCTGTGTGGGCGATGTGGATGCGGGGTGAGCAGGAGCAACGAGGCACTCAGCGAGGTGACGTCCTGCCCCAGGCTGACGGGACGTGGTATCTCCGAGTGACCCTGgatgtggcggccggggaggcgGCCGGCCTGAGCTGCCGGGTGAGACACAGCAGTCTAGGCGGCCATGACATCATCATCCACTGGG GTGGATACTCCATCCTCCTGACAGTGGCCTGTTTGACAGTGATCTGTTTAGCAGTGATAGTCACCCTGGTCATCTTGGTTGTCGCTGACTTACCCTCTAAAAAGCAGAG CTCAAATCAGAATGTCCTCTCTGCCCGTGTCTCCCACCCTGCTTGTCCCACAAGAGCCGACACCCAAGACCCCAAGAGTTCGGGACATCAGCTCTCTTTGGCATGGGAATCGTGGATCAAAAACAGACCCTTAAAGAAACTGAAAGCCAGCTTAAAGCAACTCTGGTGA